Part of the Catalinimonas alkaloidigena genome is shown below.
ATTAATAGGCTGGGTTATTACAGGAGAGTAATAAAATAGCAAAGCGAACAGAAACGTTGGCATTAGCAATGGATGCATAAGAACGGATATGGTAATAGAGAGTTTTCTAACCATTTATAGTTCCTTTCTTAACCTTGCTACCGGAATCTGTAACTGCTCTCTATATTTTGCAACGGTTCGCCTGGCAATACTATATCCTTTATCCTTTAAGAGTTTTTCTAATTTGTCATCCGACAGAGGCTTCCGCTTATCTTCATTGTCAACCAAGCCTTTGAGGTAGTTCTTAACCTCACGACTACTCACATCTTCACCTGATTCAGTTGCGATACCTTCAGAGAAGAAATATTTGAGTGGGTATACTCCAAATTCAGTCTGCACAGATTTACTGTTAGCTACCCTTGATACTGTAGAAATATCCATTCCAATCTCGTTAGCAATGTCTTTAAGGATCATTGGTCGTAGTTTACTTTCGTCTCCGGTGAGAAAAAAGTCGTATTGGTATTTAATGATAGTTTCCATGGTGGTGAGCAAGGTTTGCTGCCGCTGGCGTATGGCATCAATGAACCATTTGGCTGAATCCAACTTCTGCTTCACAAAAGTAACAGTTTCTTTTAATTTTTTGTCTTTCTTATTTTTATCATATGCTTGAAGCATATCAGAGTATGATCTGCTAATCTTGAGATCCGGAGCATTTCTGGAATTCAGAGAAAGCTCTAGCTTTCCACTGTTGTTGTTCAGGATGAAATCAGGAATAAGGTATTGGGTGCGAACATTGCTATCCACGAAACCTCCGGGCTTGGGATTAAGCTTAGTAATGATACTGATAGCTTCACGCAATGCATTCTCATCCACCCCTTGTTTACGGCATATCTTATCGTAGTGCTTTTTAGTAAATTCTTTAAAGTGGTCTCTAAGAATTACTATAGCAAGCTTATGGTACTTATCAGGGTCTTGTTTCCGTTCTAACTGGAGAAGCAAACATTCCTGTAAGTTACGGGCAGCGATTCCGGGAGGATCAAAGAGCTGTATTTTTCTCAATAGATCTTCAACCTCATCCAGATCGGTGTCTATATTCTGGGAGAACGCCAGGTCATTAATAATCGCCTCCAACTCTCTTCGTATGTAGCCATCACTTTCAATACTACCAATGAGCTGCAAAGCAATTTGATGCCTCCTGTCGTCTAAACCCAGAAAATTGAGTTGAGAAATCAGTTGCTCGCCGAGCGTAGTATTTGTAGGAATGGGCATATCACGGTCTTCCTCCTCAGAGTAGTTTCCGTCCCCATACATTTTATATCCACCGAACTCATCTTCAGACAAATAATCATCTATACTTAACTCATCATTAAGTTCATCTCTTTCAGACTCCCCCTCAAAATCGTCTTCATTGTTTGTGATTCCTTCATCTTCGTCTCTACCTTCTTCCAAAGCTGGATTCACTTCTAACTCTTGTTCTATCCTGGCGTCAAGTTCGGCCGTCGGGATTTGTAAGAGCTTTATGAACTGAATTTGCTGAGGAGAAAGCTTCTGACTTAAGGTCTGGCTTAAACCTAGCTTCTGCATGTATTTTCTCCGTTAATCATCTTTACCAAACTGTGTCCAAATTTATTATATTCTATCAAATCTTTGATAAAAAGAGCAAAATATCGTTGTTTTGCAAACACTATTTAGTACACTAGTAAGATAATATTTCATTATATCAAAAGTTATCTACCGCTATTTATTTTTGACTATTCTGTCTTAAATTTTTGCCACAGCTTATGCGATTAACGAGGACCAAAATCAATTTATTATTGCAGGAAATGCC
Proteins encoded:
- the rpoN gene encoding RNA polymerase factor sigma-54, which gives rise to MQKLGLSQTLSQKLSPQQIQFIKLLQIPTAELDARIEQELEVNPALEEGRDEDEGITNNEDDFEGESERDELNDELSIDDYLSEDEFGGYKMYGDGNYSEEEDRDMPIPTNTTLGEQLISQLNFLGLDDRRHQIALQLIGSIESDGYIRRELEAIINDLAFSQNIDTDLDEVEDLLRKIQLFDPPGIAARNLQECLLLQLERKQDPDKYHKLAIVILRDHFKEFTKKHYDKICRKQGVDENALREAISIITKLNPKPGGFVDSNVRTQYLIPDFILNNNSGKLELSLNSRNAPDLKISRSYSDMLQAYDKNKKDKKLKETVTFVKQKLDSAKWFIDAIRQRQQTLLTTMETIIKYQYDFFLTGDESKLRPMILKDIANEIGMDISTVSRVANSKSVQTEFGVYPLKYFFSEGIATESGEDVSSREVKNYLKGLVDNEDKRKPLSDDKLEKLLKDKGYSIARRTVAKYREQLQIPVARLRKEL